The proteins below are encoded in one region of Homo sapiens chromosome 8, GRCh38.p14 Primary Assembly:
- the TNFRSF10D gene encoding tumor necrosis factor receptor superfamily member 10D precursor, whose product MGLWGQSVPTASSARAGRYPGARTASGTRPWLLDPKILKFVVFIVAVLLPVRVDSATIPRQDEVPQQTVAPQQQRRSLKEEECPAGSHRSEYTGACNPCTEGVDYTIASNNLPSCLLCTVCKSGQTNKSSCTTTRDTVCQCEKGSFQDKNSPEMCRTCRTGCPRGMVKVSNCTPRSDIKCKNESAASSTGKTPAAEETVTTILGMLASPYHYLIIIVVLVIILAVVVVGFSCRKKFISYLKGICSGGGGGPERVHRVLFRRRSCPSRVPGAEDNARNETLSNRYLQPTQVSEQEIQGQELAELTGVTVELPEEPQRLLEQAEAEGCQRRRLLVPVNDADSADISTLLDASATLEEGHAKETIQDQLVGSEKLFYEEDEAGSATSCL is encoded by the exons aTGGGACTTTGGGGACAAAGCGTCCCGACCGCCTCGAGCGCTCGAGCAGGGCGCTATCCAGGAGCCAGGACAGCGTCGGGAACCAGACCATGGCTCCTGGACCCCAAGATCCTTAAGTTCGTCGTCTTCATCGTCGCGGTTCTGCTGCCG GTCCGGGTTGACTCTGCCACCATCCCCCGGCAGGACGAAGTTCCCCAGCAGACAGTGGCCCCACAGCAACAGAGGCGCAGCCTCAAGGAGGAGGAGTGTCCAGCAG gATCTCATAGATCAGAATATACTGGAGCCTGTAACCCGTGCACAGAGGGTGTGGATTACACCATTGCTTCCAACAATTTGCCTTCTTGCCTGCTATGTACAGTTTGTAAATCAG GTCAAACAAATAAAAGTTCCTGTACCACGACCAGAGACACCGTGTGTCAGTGTGAAAAAGGAAGCTTCCAGGATAAAAACTCCCCTGAGATGTGCCGGACGTGTAGAACAGG GTGTCCCAGAGGGATGGTCAAGGTCAGTAATTGTACGCCCCGGAGTGACATCAAGTGCAAAAATGAATCAGCTGCCAGTTCCACTGGGAAAACCCCAGCAGCGGAGGAGACAGTGACCACCATCCTGGGGATGCTTGCCTCTCCCTATCACTACCTTATCATCATAGTGGTTTTAGTCATCATTTTAGCTGTGGTTGTGGTTGGCTTTTCATGTCGGAAGAAATTCATTTCTTACCTCAAAGGCATCTGCTCAG GTGGTGGAGGAGGTCCCGAACGTGTGCACAGA GTCCTTTTCCGGCGGCGTTCATGTCCTTCACGAGTTCCTGGGGCGGAGGACAATGCCCGCAACGAGACCCTGAGTAACAGATACTTGCAGCCCACCCAGGTCTCTGAGCAGGAAATCCAAGGTCAGGAGCTGGCAGAGCTAACAGGTGTGACTGTAGAGTTGCCAGAGGAGCCACAGCGTCTGCTG GAACAGGCAGAAGCTGAAGGGTGTCAGAGGAGGAGGCTGCTGGTTCCAGTGAATGACGCTGACTCCGCTGACA tCAGCACCTTGCTGGATGCCTCGGCAACACTGGAAGAAGGACATGCAAAGGAAACAATTCAGGACCAACTGGTGGGCTCCGAAAAGCTCTTTTATGAAGAAGATGAGGCAGGCTCTGCTACGTCCTGCCTGTGA